The Caulifigura coniformis genome includes a region encoding these proteins:
- a CDS encoding acetate/propionate family kinase, with the protein MSPSEIVTYLKNSVRVFRDFTADELQTLVDGSQAKSFETSEFILHQGHEARCFGVVLGGTIDVSIPGEGGVRKSLGLLRVGETFNEFALMTGDAMPADLIARSRCDVLLIPVAQFQSIILTKPESIHALSKTIANRIQSVLADPQSAAAVNRTVEDPYGLQLKGERAEKILVINCGSSSLKYTFYDTADESRTVRGKVERIGISGTRLRQQGAGGEIERQLSTAGFPEAFEAMVAELTSHGAGVIHGAGDVSVVAHRVVHGGEKFTEGTLITEDVLADIEALNSLAPLHNPVNVAGIREMRRLFPAAPHIAVFDTAFHHTLPAFAYLYGLSYEYYEKHAIRRYGFHGTSHQYVSLRTAQFLNRRPNELRLVCCHLGNGSSVCAIDHGRSMDTSMGFTPAEGLIMGTRCGDIDAGVIAFLERNEHLTATQTEDLLNRKSGLLGLSGISSDMREVQQAAEEGNPRALVALKAYCYRVRKYIGAYAASMGGMDAVVFTGGIGQGSAAVRAIALQGLDCMGVVLDRQRNREADGFGDVQRISTDDSPVNVLVVPADEERMMAREALRTLSRSYLTQAITARNQQPFPVEVSAHHIHLAQEHVDRLFGHGHQLTRISDLSQPGQYACQEQLTIVGPKGRIERVRVLGPARKQTQIEIAMTEQFRLGIHPPIRESGDIAGTPGCTLESTTGRIEVECGVICAIRHIHMTPEDALRYGVRDKSIVRVRIAGDRELVFGDVLVRVDPAFRLAMHIDTDEANAANVRTGAQGYIVDIQGEG; encoded by the coding sequence ATGAGCCCTTCAGAGATCGTCACGTATCTCAAGAACTCCGTCCGGGTGTTCCGCGATTTCACCGCGGACGAGCTGCAAACCCTGGTCGATGGCTCGCAGGCGAAATCCTTCGAGACCAGCGAGTTCATCCTGCACCAGGGACACGAAGCACGGTGTTTCGGGGTCGTCCTCGGCGGGACCATCGACGTCTCGATTCCGGGCGAAGGAGGAGTGCGGAAGTCGCTCGGCCTGCTGCGCGTCGGCGAGACGTTCAACGAATTTGCGCTGATGACGGGCGACGCCATGCCAGCCGACTTGATCGCCCGGTCGCGCTGCGACGTCCTCTTGATTCCTGTGGCGCAGTTTCAGTCGATCATCCTCACGAAGCCGGAGTCGATCCACGCCCTCTCGAAGACCATTGCGAACCGCATCCAGTCGGTCCTTGCAGATCCGCAATCCGCCGCGGCAGTAAATCGCACTGTTGAAGACCCTTACGGTCTGCAGCTCAAAGGAGAGCGAGCCGAAAAGATCCTCGTCATCAACTGCGGCTCGTCCTCGCTCAAGTACACCTTCTACGACACGGCCGACGAATCCCGCACGGTCCGTGGCAAGGTCGAACGCATCGGCATCAGCGGCACGCGACTCCGTCAGCAGGGCGCGGGCGGCGAAATCGAACGGCAGCTCTCCACGGCCGGATTTCCCGAAGCGTTCGAAGCCATGGTGGCCGAACTCACCTCCCATGGTGCCGGAGTGATCCACGGTGCCGGCGACGTGAGCGTTGTCGCCCATCGTGTCGTTCACGGCGGCGAGAAATTCACAGAAGGGACACTGATCACTGAGGACGTTCTCGCAGACATTGAAGCCCTGAATTCCCTGGCCCCTCTGCACAATCCGGTGAATGTCGCCGGCATCCGCGAGATGCGACGGTTGTTCCCTGCGGCGCCGCATATCGCCGTGTTCGACACCGCCTTTCACCATACGCTCCCCGCCTTTGCCTACTTGTACGGGCTCTCCTACGAGTACTACGAAAAACATGCCATTCGGCGCTATGGTTTCCACGGAACCTCGCACCAATATGTCAGCCTGCGGACCGCGCAGTTTCTGAACCGCCGGCCGAACGAACTCCGCCTCGTCTGCTGTCACCTGGGCAATGGATCGTCGGTATGCGCCATCGATCACGGCCGCTCAATGGATACGTCGATGGGGTTCACACCGGCCGAAGGGCTGATCATGGGGACGCGGTGCGGCGATATTGATGCGGGCGTGATCGCGTTTCTCGAGAGGAACGAGCACCTCACGGCGACGCAGACCGAAGATCTCCTCAACAGGAAGAGCGGACTCCTGGGCCTGTCGGGCATCTCCAGCGACATGCGCGAAGTGCAGCAGGCGGCCGAGGAAGGCAACCCGCGCGCCCTGGTCGCCCTGAAGGCGTACTGCTACCGCGTCCGGAAGTACATCGGCGCCTATGCGGCTTCGATGGGAGGAATGGACGCCGTCGTCTTCACCGGTGGGATCGGGCAGGGGAGCGCGGCAGTCCGGGCGATCGCGTTGCAGGGCCTCGACTGCATGGGCGTCGTCCTCGACAGGCAGCGAAATCGCGAAGCTGACGGCTTCGGCGACGTCCAGCGGATCTCGACCGACGATTCCCCCGTCAACGTCCTTGTCGTGCCGGCCGACGAAGAGCGAATGATGGCGAGAGAGGCGCTCCGCACCCTCAGCCGCTCGTACCTGACACAGGCGATCACCGCGCGGAACCAGCAGCCGTTCCCGGTCGAGGTGTCGGCGCATCACATCCATCTCGCGCAGGAGCATGTCGATCGGCTCTTCGGGCACGGGCATCAACTCACGCGAATCTCCGATCTGTCGCAGCCTGGGCAGTACGCATGCCAGGAGCAGCTGACGATCGTTGGACCAAAAGGACGCATTGAACGCGTCCGCGTCCTGGGTCCGGCACGAAAGCAGACGCAGATTGAGATCGCCATGACCGAGCAGTTCCGGCTCGGAATCCATCCTCCGATTCGTGAGAGCGGCGATATCGCCGGCACGCCTGGCTGCACTCTGGAAAGCACGACGGGACGGATTGAAGTGGAGTGCGGTGTGATCTGTGCGATCAGGCACATTCACATGACTCCCGAAGATGCGCTCCGTTACGGAGTGCGCGACAAATCCATCGTGCGGGTGCGGATCGCGGGCGATCGGGAACTGGTGTTTGGCGATGTCCTCGTTCGCGTCGATCCGGCATTTCGGCTCGCCATGCATATCGACACCGACGAGGCGAACGCCGCCAATGTCAGGACCGGCGCGCAGGGATACATCGTGGACATCCAGGGGGAAGGCTGA